In Denticeps clupeoides chromosome 1, fDenClu1.1, whole genome shotgun sequence, a single window of DNA contains:
- the LOC114786388 gene encoding BTB/POZ domain-containing protein 6-A-like: MPAAPECRLLQHGRVMRCLTFILLLPETLKRSKKTRLPVCYELLSLSLKRKMAAEICTATNPHTGLPPGEPAGKRSVAPAARPPSAATTPGARHNLLDNNHNVEPSGWHPNLRERNALMCNNEMMADVHFIVGATGETQKIPAHKYVLAVGSSVFCAMFYGDLAEGESHIHIPDVEPAAFLILLKYLYSDEIELDADTVLATLYAAKKYLVTALARACVRFLETGLDARNACVLLSQSRLFEEPELTQRCWEVIDAQAELALRSEGFAEIDRPTLESVLRRETLNAKETLVFQAALAWAEAECRRRGLGPTPQNKRAVLGQALYLVRIPSMSLEEFADGAAQSDMLTLEETNNLFLWYTAANKPGTSFPCSPRQGLTPQRCHRFQSSAYRSNQWRYRGRCDSIQFAADRRVFVAGVGLYGSSGNKAEYGVRIELKRQGAVLAQNLAKFTSDGSSATFPVWFEHPVQVESDTFYTVSAVLDGTELSYFGQEGMTEVQCGKVTFQFQCSSDSTNGTGVQGGQIPELVFYA; encoded by the exons ATGCCCGCGGCTCCAGAATGCCGGCTGCTCCAGCACGGTCGCGTCATGCGCTGCCTGACTTTCATCCTGCTGCTCCCGGAAACGCTGAAGAGGTCCAAGAAGACCAGGCTGCCGGTCTGCTATGAGCTCCTGAGCCTGTCGCTGAAGAGGAAGATGGCCGCGGAGATCTGCACCGCCACCAACCCGCACACCGGCCTCCCGCCCGGCGAGCCCGCCGGGAAGAGGAGCGTCGCGCCGGCCGCGCGGCCGCCCAGCGCCGCCACGACCCCCGGCGCCCGGCACAACCTGCTGGACAACAACCACAACGTCGAGCCGTCCGGCTGGCACCCCAACCTGCGGGAGAG AAACGCCTTAATGTGCAACAACGAGATGATGGCAGATGTTCACTTCATCGTCGGCGCCACGGGCGAGACGCAGAAGATCCCGGCCCACAAG TACGTGCTGGCGGTGGGGAGCTCCGTCTTCTGTGCCATGTTCTACGGGGACCTGGCGGAGGGCGAGTCGCACATCCATATTCCAGATGTGGAGCCGGCTGCTTTTTTGATCCTGCTGAA GTATCTGTACAGCGACGAGATCGAGCTGGACGCCGACACGGTGCTGGCCACCCTCTACGCCGCCAAGAAGTACCTGGTGACGGCGCTGGCGCGCGCCTGCGTCCGCTTCCTGGAGACGGGGCTGGACGCGCGCAACGCCTGCGTGCTGCTGTCGCAGAGCCGGCTCTTCGAGGAGCCCGAGCtgacccagcggtgctgggagGTGATCGACGCCCAGGCCGAGCTGGCGCTCCGCTCCGAGGGCTTCGCCGAGATCGACCGGCCCACGCTGGAGAGCGTGCTGCGCCGCGAGACGCTCAACGCCAAGGAGACGCTGGTGTTCCAGGCGGCGCTGGCCTGGGCGGAGGCGGAGTGCCGGCGCCGGGGCCTGGGGCCCACGCCCCAGAACAAGAGGGCCGTCCTGGGCCAGGCCCTGTACCTGGTGCGCATACCGTCCATGAGCCTGGAGGAGTTCGCCGACGGCGCGGCGCAGTCGGACATGCTGACGCTGGAGGAGACCAACAACCTCTTCCTGTGGTACACCGCCGCCAACAAGCCGGGAACGAGCTTCCCCTGCAGCCCCCGCCAGGGCCTGACGCCGCAGCGCTGCCACCGCTTCCAGTCCTCCGCCTACCGCAGCAACCAGTGGCGCTACCGCGGCCGCTGCGACAGCATCCAGTTCGCCGCGGACCGGCGCGTCTTCGTGGCCGGCGTCGGCCTGTACGGCTCCAGCGGGAACAAGGCGGAGTACGGCGTGCGCATCGAGCTCAAGCGGCAGGGCGCGGTGCTGGCCCAGAACCTGGCCAAGTTCACGTCCGACGGCTCCAGCGCCACGTTCCCCGTGTGGTTCGAGCACCCGGTGCAGGTGGAGTCGGACACGTTCTACACCGTGAGCGCGGTCCTCGACGGGACCGAGCTCAGCTACTTCGGCCAAGAGGGCATGACGGAGGTGCAGTGCGGGAAAGTGACCTTTCAGTTCCAGTGCTCCTCGGACAGCACCAATGGAACAGGGGTGCAGGGGGGCCAGATCCCGGAACTGGTGTTCTATGCATGA